The Corallococcus caeni region ACAGCCCGCTGCCCACGCAGCGCTCGTTCGCCATCAGCACGTCGCAGGACAACGAAGAGCGGATGGAGCTGTCCATCTTCCAGGGCGAGGACAACCACATCTCCGCCAACGAGTACCTGGGCACCGTGCGCATGGAAGGGCTCCCTCGAGGCCCCAAGGGCTCCGTGCGCGTGGCCGTGACGCTGAAGCTCGACTCCGAATGCGTGCTGCACGTGGAGGCGCGCGAGTACTCGACGCGCAAGGAAGTGAAGGCGACGCTCGCCACGCGCTACTCGCCGGAGGAGCTCCAGAGGCAGCTCCAGGTGAGCAAGGAGGCGGTGAACGCCGCCGAGGAGCGCCGGGGCGCCGACCTCAAGGACCGCGCGGGCCGCTTCTGGGGATTCGTGAAGAAGGCGCTGGGCCGCAAGTAGACTGGGGCCCATGACCGCCTCCGCCCCCCGCTACATGGCGCGCTTCCGCTGCATCGCGGAGGCGTGCGAGGACACCTGCTGCGCGGGGCTCACGGTGCCCATCAGCGAGTCGCGCTGGAGCCTGCTGCGCCAGAAGGTCGCGGGCAGCCCGGACGAGGCGCGCGTCGCGGCGTTGATTTCACCGAACCCGGAAGGCGCCACGGGCCAGCAGGCGGGCATCCTGGGCAAGCGCGCGGACGGACACTGCGCCTTCCTGGATGAAGCGAAGCTGTGCTCGCTCCAGCGCCGGTATGGCGAAGCGGTGTTGCCGGACGGCTGCTCCGTCTTTCCGAGGGTGCTCACGCGCTGGGGCGCGCAGGTGGAGATGGCCGGGTCGCTCGCGTGTCCGGAGACGGCGCGCCTGTGCCTGCTGGCGGAGGACGCGCTGGTGCGCGAGCCCGTGCCCGAGGAGCAGGCCCTGCGCCCCCAGGTCGCGCGGCAGGTGGCGGCGGGTGACGACGCGTGGACGGCCCACGCGGACACCGTGCGCGAAGCGATGCTGCGGCTCCTGGCGCGGCGTGAGGTCCCGTTCGCCGCGCGCCTGTTCGCGCTGGGCCGCATGGCGCTGGGCCTGGGCGACTTCTACTTCCCGGGGACGACCGACGACGCGGCCGGCGAGCGGCTCACGACCCTCCTCCGCGAGTACGAATCCGGTGAGACGCTCGCGTCCCTGCACGCGCAGCTCGAAGCGCTGGAGCTGCCCGGAGGCCCGTGGGCCGGCATCTGCGGCGCCGTGCTCCGCTCGCGCGAGGCCGCCGTGAGCAGCCCGCGCTTCCTCTCGCTCATGCACGCCGTGCGCGCGAGCTACGGTGGCGCGGACACGAGCCCGGACGACGCATGGCGCCTCCACGCGGCCCGGCGCTCCGCCCTGGAGTCCCTGCACGGTGAGCGCGTGCACCAGTACTTCCTGCACCACGCGCTCAACCACGTCCTGCGCCACCCGTTCACGGAAGCCCCGAGCCTCCTGAACGCCGTGTTCCTGCTCGTGCTGCGCGCCTCCGTGGTGCGCTGGGTGCTGCTGGGACACCCGGCCGTGGTGGCGCTGCTGGACGCTCCCGGTACGCCCGAGGCCGCGCTGGACGCCGCCGCCGTGGAGGCCTTCCAGGTCGTCGCCAAGCACGTGGAGCAGGCGCCCACGTTCCTGGACTTCGCCAGGGGCCTGGCCGGCGAAGGTCCGGAGACCTTCGCGCGGCTGCTCATCCTGGTGAAGGGCCTGTAGCGCCCGCGCTCAACCCTGCGACTTCGGCTTCGCGCCCAGCTGCTGCATGGCCTTCTGGAACGACGGGTACTCGTGCGCGCCCTGGATGGCCAGCTTGTCGCCCAGGATGAAGGTGGGCACCGCGCGGATGCCCATCTCCTGGGCCTCGCGCACGGACTCCTCCACGAGCTGCCGGTAGCGGCCCTCCTCCACGGCGCGCTGCAGTTCGTCCGGATCCAACCCGGCCTCCGCGCCCGCGCCGCGCAGCGTGTCCCACTGCCAGAGGTCCTGACCCTCGCTCCAGTAGCGCCGCAGGATGGCGGCCTGGAAGGGCTCCAGCCGGCCTTGCGCCCGCGCGTACTCCGCGGCCTCGTGCGCACGGCGCGTGGACGGGATGATGTCCCGTTGCACCATCGTCAGCCCGGCCTTCGCGGCGCGGAGCTTCAGCGGGTTGTTGGGGTCCTTCATCCCCTGGCGCACGTACTCGGGCAACGGCAGCCCTTCCGGAGGCGTCTCCGGGCGCAGGAAGTAGGGGTGCCACTCCACCTGGACGTCGTATTCCTTCTTCAGCTTCTCGACCTCACCGAGGCCGACGTAACACCAGGGTCAAACGAAGTCGGACCAGATGTGGACAACGATGGGTGCGCTCATGGGCTGAAGCTCTAGCACCGCGCGTCGGAGCCTTCCACCCCTTCCACCCGGCCTGCATCCAGCGGTGGACAGCCCGCCCTCCCAAGGGCACGGTCCGCTTTCCATCCTTGCGGAGGAACCACCCGTGCCCCTGTCGCTCCTCGCGGCCCTGGCGCTCGGCGCCAACCCGGCGCCCGCGCCCCATCCGTTCAATCAACAGGACCTGGTCACGCTGCGCCGGCTCAGCGGCCCGCGCGTCTCGCCTGACGGCCGCCAGGTCGCCTACGTCCTGCGCTCCACCGACCTGGAGCAGAACCGCGGCCGCACCGACCTGTGGCTCGCCAACCTGGACGGCACGGCCCCTCGCCAGCTCACCTCCCACCCGGACAGCGACAGCGACCCGGTCTGGGCCCCCGACGGCAAGAGCCTCTTCTTCCTGTCGTCGCGCGGCGGCTCGTCGCAGGTGTGGCGCCTGCCCGTGGACGGCGGCGAGCCGCTGCCCGTCACGAAGCTGCCGCTCGACGTGAACAGCTTCGCGCTGTCGCGCGACGGCCAGCAGCTCGCGGTGGCGCTGGAGGTGCGCCCGGACTGCGCGGACCTCGCGTGCAACACGCAGCGCGCCGCGGAGGCCTCCAAGAAGAAGACCACCGGCCGCGCGTATGATCAGCTCTTCGCGCGCCACTGGGACACGTGGGGGGACGGCACGCGCTCGCATCTGTTCGTCGTCCCCGTGGCCGGCGGCACGGCCGTGGACGTGATGAAGGGCATGGACGCGGACGCGCCCAGCAAGCCCTTTGGCGGCGCGGAGGAGTTCACCTTCACCCCGGACGGCAAGAGCGTCGTCTTCGCCGCGCGCGACGTGGGCCGCACCGAGTCCTGGTCCACCGACCTGGACCTGTTCGTCGCGCCCATCGACGGCAAGGCGAAGCCGCGCAAGCTCACGGAGAAGAACCGCGCCACGGACACGAGCCCCGTGTTCAGCCCGGACGGCAAGACGCTCGCGTACGTGGCCATGTCCCGCCCCGGCTACGAGTCCGACCGCTTCCGCGTCATCCTGCGCACGTGGCCGGGCGGCCAGGAGCGCGTGCTCACGCAGGACTGGGACCGCTCCGCCGGCTCGCTCGCCTGGAGCAACGACGGCGCCACGCTCTACACGACGGCCAACGACGTGGGGCAGAACGCCGTGTTCGCGCTGGACGTGGCCACCGGCAAGCCGCGCCGCCTCACTCAAGGCGGCAACGCGGAAGGCGCCCAGCCCGCGGCGGACGGCCAGGTCGTCTACGCGCTGG contains the following coding sequences:
- the fliB gene encoding flagellin lysine-N-methylase — translated: MTASAPRYMARFRCIAEACEDTCCAGLTVPISESRWSLLRQKVAGSPDEARVAALISPNPEGATGQQAGILGKRADGHCAFLDEAKLCSLQRRYGEAVLPDGCSVFPRVLTRWGAQVEMAGSLACPETARLCLLAEDALVREPVPEEQALRPQVARQVAAGDDAWTAHADTVREAMLRLLARREVPFAARLFALGRMALGLGDFYFPGTTDDAAGERLTTLLREYESGETLASLHAQLEALELPGGPWAGICGAVLRSREAAVSSPRFLSLMHAVRASYGGADTSPDDAWRLHAARRSALESLHGERVHQYFLHHALNHVLRHPFTEAPSLLNAVFLLVLRASVVRWVLLGHPAVVALLDAPGTPEAALDAAAVEAFQVVAKHVEQAPTFLDFARGLAGEGPETFARLLILVKGL
- a CDS encoding S9 family peptidase yields the protein MPLSLLAALALGANPAPAPHPFNQQDLVTLRRLSGPRVSPDGRQVAYVLRSTDLEQNRGRTDLWLANLDGTAPRQLTSHPDSDSDPVWAPDGKSLFFLSSRGGSSQVWRLPVDGGEPLPVTKLPLDVNSFALSRDGQQLAVALEVRPDCADLACNTQRAAEASKKKTTGRAYDQLFARHWDTWGDGTRSHLFVVPVAGGTAVDVMKGMDADAPSKPFGGAEEFTFTPDGKSVVFAARDVGRTESWSTDLDLFVAPIDGKAKPRKLTEKNRATDTSPVFSPDGKTLAYVAMSRPGYESDRFRVILRTWPGGQERVLTQDWDRSAGSLAWSNDGATLYTTANDVGQNAVFALDVATGKPRRLTQGGNAEGAQPAADGQVVYALDDLDSPSDLYAMKADGTGARQLTQVNQEALAGLKFGAFEQFSFPGWNNETVHGYVVKPVDFDPKRQYPLAFLIHGGPQGSFGNHFHYRWNPQVYAGRGYVAVMIDFHGSTGYGQAFTDSIAGDWGGKPLEDLKKGVDAALQKYPFIHKTKRCALGGSYGGYMINWIAGNWADGFQCLVNHDGIFDERAAYYDTEELWFPEWEHKALPWEKPETYEKFNPVNQVAKWKTPMLVIHGGKDYRVVDTQGIATFTALQRRGIPSRFLYFPDENHWVLKPQNSIQWHDEVLGWLDRWTRK